A single Micromonospora sp. CCTCC AA 2012012 DNA region contains:
- a CDS encoding carbohydrate ABC transporter permease, translating into MSINATPTGADVAADETAAATGRHAAVPAQRATRRSAKAPLSENKKAERKLGWLLCAPAALVMVLVTAYPIIYSIWLSLQRFDLRFPDERKFIGLENYVTVLSNQFWWTAFGVTALITVVTVAVELVLGMGLALIMHRTLVGRGIVRTAALIPYGIVTVVAAFSWRYAWTPGTGYLANLFDGSAPLTERASSLAIIMLAEIWKTTPFMALLLMAGLALVPEDLLKAASTDGATSWQRFTKVMLPVMKPAILVALLFRTLDAFRVFDNIFVLTNGGNETSSVSMLAYNNLIRGLNLGIGSTMSVLIFITVAIIAFLFVKLFGTAAPGSDDGERR; encoded by the coding sequence GTGAGCATCAACGCCACCCCGACGGGCGCGGACGTCGCCGCCGACGAGACGGCCGCCGCCACCGGACGGCACGCCGCCGTACCGGCCCAGCGGGCCACCCGCCGGTCGGCGAAGGCGCCGCTGAGCGAGAACAAGAAGGCCGAACGGAAGCTCGGCTGGCTGCTCTGCGCGCCGGCCGCACTCGTCATGGTGCTGGTCACCGCGTACCCGATCATCTATTCGATCTGGCTGTCGTTGCAGCGGTTCGACCTGCGCTTCCCCGACGAGCGGAAGTTCATCGGGCTGGAGAACTACGTCACCGTGCTGAGCAACCAGTTCTGGTGGACCGCGTTCGGGGTCACCGCGCTGATCACCGTGGTCACCGTGGCGGTCGAGCTGGTGCTCGGCATGGGGCTCGCGCTGATCATGCACCGGACCCTGGTCGGTCGGGGCATCGTCCGGACCGCGGCGCTGATCCCGTACGGGATCGTCACCGTCGTCGCCGCCTTCTCCTGGCGGTACGCCTGGACGCCCGGCACCGGCTACCTGGCCAACCTCTTCGACGGCAGCGCGCCGTTGACCGAGCGGGCCAGCTCACTGGCGATCATCATGCTGGCGGAGATCTGGAAGACCACCCCGTTCATGGCGCTGCTGCTGATGGCCGGGCTGGCGCTGGTGCCGGAGGACCTGCTCAAGGCCGCCTCCACCGACGGGGCGACCTCGTGGCAGCGGTTCACCAAGGTGATGCTGCCGGTGATGAAGCCGGCGATCCTGGTCGCGCTGCTGTTCCGCACCCTGGACGCGTTCCGGGTCTTCGACAACATCTTCGTGCTCACCAACGGCGGCAACGAGACCTCGTCGGTGTCGATGCTCGCCTACAACAACCTGATCCGAGGTCTGAACCTCGGTATCGGCTCCACGATGTCGGTGCTGATCTTCATCACCGTGGCGATCATCGCCTTCCTCTTCGTGAAGCTGTTCGGCACCGCTGCCCCCGGCAGCGACGACGGGGAGAGGCGCTGA
- a CDS encoding carbohydrate ABC transporter permease: MAVETTTRAKLRWGLLDVIVVVFALVPVLWIASLSFKTPGTLTDGKFWPREWTLDNYRTIFDTDQFVRALVNSIGIALIATLIAVVLGAMAAYAISRLDFPGKKLLVGVSLLIAMFPQVSLVSPLFEIERQLGLFDTWPGLILPYITFALPLSIYTLSAFFKQIPWDLEKAAKMDGATQGQAFRRVIAPLAAPGLFTTAILVFIFCWNDFLFAITLTSTERARTVPVALSFFTGESQFEDPTGAICAAAVVITIPIILFVLFFQRRIVSGLTSGAVKG, from the coding sequence ATGGCAGTCGAAACCACCACGCGGGCGAAGCTGCGCTGGGGTCTGCTCGACGTGATCGTCGTCGTGTTCGCGCTGGTCCCGGTGCTCTGGATCGCCTCGCTGTCGTTCAAGACGCCGGGCACCCTCACCGACGGCAAGTTCTGGCCCCGCGAGTGGACGCTGGACAACTACCGGACGATCTTCGACACCGACCAGTTCGTCCGGGCCCTGGTCAACTCGATCGGCATCGCGCTCATCGCCACCCTCATCGCGGTGGTCCTCGGCGCGATGGCCGCGTACGCCATCTCGCGGCTGGACTTCCCGGGCAAGAAGCTGCTGGTCGGTGTCTCCCTGCTGATCGCGATGTTCCCGCAGGTGTCGCTGGTGTCGCCGCTGTTCGAGATCGAGCGGCAGCTCGGGCTCTTCGACACCTGGCCGGGGCTGATCCTGCCGTACATCACCTTCGCGTTGCCGCTGTCGATCTACACGCTGTCGGCGTTCTTCAAGCAGATCCCGTGGGACCTGGAGAAGGCGGCGAAGATGGACGGCGCCACCCAGGGCCAGGCGTTCCGGCGGGTCATCGCCCCGCTGGCCGCGCCGGGGCTGTTCACCACGGCGATCCTGGTCTTCATCTTCTGCTGGAACGACTTCCTCTTCGCCATCACGCTCACCTCGACCGAGCGGGCCCGTACGGTCCCGGTGGCGCTGTCGTTCTTCACCGGCGAGTCGCAGTTCGAGGACCCCACCGGGGCGATCTGCGCCGCCGCCGTGGTGATCACCATTCCGATCATCCTCTTCGTGCTCTTCTTCCAGCGCCGCATCGTGTCCGGTCTGACCTCCGGCGCAGTCAAGGGATAG
- a CDS encoding ABC transporter ATP-binding protein, with protein MADIVLDKVGKRFPDGTVAVQDVDLEIADGEFVILVGPSGCGKSTTLNMIAGLEDISSGELRIAGERVNDKAPRDRDIAMVFQSYALYPNMTVRENMAFPLRLAKLDKAEIDRKVDEAAKVLELTPLLDRKPANLSGGQRQRVAMGRAIVRQPKAFLMDEPLSNLDAKLRVQMRTVVSRLQKQLGTTTVYVTHDQTEAMTLGDRVVIMRGGAVQQVGPPQELYDHPRNLFVAGFIGSPSMNFLHAAVEDGKLRTALGDVPVGERIRRQLEAGDAPRELILGVRPEHFEDAELIDDDTRRRGMEFEAPVDIVESMGSDKYVYFTVEGERASAAELEELAADAGAADFTGAGSSLVTRLSAESPVREGENRRVWFNLEKIHLFDPATGRNLTLHEGRAAGALA; from the coding sequence GTGGCTGACATCGTGCTGGACAAGGTGGGCAAGCGGTTCCCGGACGGGACCGTCGCGGTGCAGGACGTCGACCTGGAGATCGCCGACGGCGAGTTCGTGATCCTGGTCGGCCCCTCGGGCTGCGGGAAGTCCACCACCCTGAACATGATCGCCGGGCTGGAGGACATCAGCTCCGGTGAGCTGCGCATCGCGGGGGAGCGGGTCAACGACAAGGCCCCCCGGGACCGGGACATCGCCATGGTGTTCCAGTCGTACGCGCTCTATCCGAACATGACCGTCCGGGAGAACATGGCCTTTCCGCTGCGGCTGGCGAAGCTGGACAAGGCGGAGATCGACCGGAAGGTCGACGAGGCCGCGAAGGTGCTGGAGCTGACCCCGCTGCTGGACCGCAAGCCGGCGAACCTCTCCGGCGGCCAGCGGCAGCGGGTGGCGATGGGGCGGGCGATCGTCCGGCAGCCCAAGGCGTTCCTGATGGACGAGCCGCTGTCCAACCTGGACGCCAAGCTGCGGGTGCAGATGCGCACCGTGGTGTCCCGGCTGCAGAAGCAGCTCGGCACCACCACCGTCTACGTCACCCACGACCAGACCGAGGCGATGACCCTCGGCGACCGTGTGGTGATCATGCGGGGCGGCGCGGTGCAGCAGGTCGGGCCGCCCCAGGAGCTGTACGACCACCCCCGCAACCTCTTCGTCGCCGGGTTCATCGGCTCGCCGTCGATGAACTTCCTGCACGCCGCCGTCGAGGACGGCAAGCTGCGGACCGCGCTCGGTGACGTGCCGGTCGGCGAGCGGATCCGCCGGCAGCTCGAGGCCGGTGACGCGCCGCGCGAGCTGATCCTCGGTGTCCGGCCGGAGCACTTCGAGGACGCGGAACTGATCGACGACGACACCCGCCGCCGGGGCATGGAGTTCGAGGCGCCGGTGGACATCGTCGAGTCGATGGGCTCCGACAAGTACGTCTACTTCACCGTCGAGGGCGAACGGGCCAGCGCCGCCGAGCTGGAGGAGCTGGCCGCCGACGCCGGGGCGGCCGACTTCACCGGCGCCGGGTCGAGCCTGGTCACCCGGCTCTCGGCCGAGTCCCCGGTGCGGGAGGGGGAGAACCGGCGGGTCTGGTTCAACCTGGAGAAGATCCACCTGTTCGACCCGGCCACCGGCCGGAACCTCACCCTGCACGAGGGGCGGGCCGCCGGCGCGCTGGCCTGA
- a CDS encoding winged helix DNA-binding domain-containing protein, which translates to MDVRLTGAEALALRMTSLLLRPHPVARPTDVAGVVEWFGAMQAQDVASGLWSLGVRLPGRTLADVLAALERREALRTWPMRGTVHLVPSRDARWMLAVTGVRALAGAAARWRALGLTAADADRAADVLGAALAGGGRLTRAQCLATLAAAGIDTTGQRGYHLLWHASLRGVTCVAPHVGTEQTFVLLDEWAPDPHRPERDEALGILAARYFRGHGPTTVRDFAGWTGLTLTDARRGVAVAGAALATVRVDDTEALVDAALLDAPRAPVDDLHLLPGFDEFLLGFKDRTLMLDPAHQQAVVPGNNGVFQATVVRAGRVVGTWKRAQTRARVTVTVHQLTPFDEALRTRVEAGLARYGHFLGLPLRNSW; encoded by the coding sequence GTGGACGTGCGGCTCACCGGCGCGGAGGCGCTCGCCCTGCGGATGACCAGCCTGTTGCTGCGCCCGCACCCGGTCGCCCGGCCGACGGACGTGGCCGGGGTGGTCGAGTGGTTCGGGGCCATGCAGGCCCAGGACGTGGCGAGCGGTCTCTGGTCGCTGGGCGTACGCCTGCCGGGGCGGACCCTCGCCGACGTGCTGGCGGCGCTGGAACGGCGGGAGGCGTTGCGCACCTGGCCGATGCGGGGCACGGTCCACCTCGTACCCTCGCGGGACGCCCGCTGGATGCTGGCGGTGACGGGCGTGCGGGCGCTGGCCGGCGCGGCGGCCCGCTGGCGGGCCCTCGGCCTGACCGCCGCCGACGCCGACCGGGCGGCCGACGTGCTCGGCGCGGCGCTGGCCGGGGGTGGGCGGCTCACCCGCGCGCAGTGCCTGGCCACGCTCGCCGCGGCCGGCATCGACACCACCGGGCAACGCGGCTACCACCTGCTCTGGCACGCCAGCCTGCGCGGGGTCACCTGCGTCGCCCCGCACGTCGGCACCGAGCAGACCTTCGTCCTGCTGGACGAGTGGGCGCCGGACCCACACCGCCCCGAGCGCGACGAGGCGCTCGGCATCCTCGCGGCGCGCTACTTCCGCGGTCACGGCCCCACCACCGTGCGGGACTTCGCCGGCTGGACCGGGCTGACCCTGACCGACGCCCGGCGGGGCGTCGCGGTGGCCGGTGCCGCCCTCGCCACCGTCCGGGTGGACGACACGGAGGCCCTGGTCGACGCGGCGCTGCTGGACGCGCCCCGGGCACCGGTCGACGACCTGCACCTGCTGCCCGGCTTCGACGAGTTCCTGCTCGGCTTCAAGGACCGCACGCTGATGCTCGACCCGGCGCACCAGCAGGCGGTGGTCCCCGGTAACAACGGCGTCTTCCAGGCCACCGTGGTCCGCGCCGGGCGGGTCGTCGGCACCTGGAAGCGTGCCCAGACCAGGGCTCGAGTGACGGTCACCGTGCACCAGCTGACGCCCTTCGACGAGGCGCTGCGCACCCGGGTGGAGGCCGGCCTGGCCCGGTACGGACATTTCCTCGGACTGCCGCTGCGTAACTCCTGGTGA
- a CDS encoding YsnF/AvaK domain-containing protein — MRLTEQQIRSLYGQDVQDRSGAKIGSVGQVWADAAGEPTWVSVKTGVMGHHESMAPLQAARMQNDGRLQVPYDKATVRSAPSVETGTDQPLNADQLAQLYQHYQLQQQGPAQQPPQRMPGAPEVVRSEERIQVGTESEPAGTAHLRKRVVTENVQTTVPVEHDEVSVVREPITAANRGDTRPDIREEQRDMELRAEHPVVVKEQVPVERVRLNKDEVVEEQPVNAQVRRELVDADVPDRARRDR, encoded by the coding sequence ATGCGACTGACCGAGCAGCAGATCCGTTCGCTGTACGGACAGGACGTCCAGGACCGCTCGGGCGCGAAGATCGGCAGTGTCGGCCAGGTCTGGGCCGACGCCGCCGGGGAGCCGACCTGGGTCAGCGTGAAGACCGGGGTGATGGGCCACCACGAGTCGATGGCCCCGCTCCAGGCGGCGCGGATGCAGAACGACGGCCGGCTCCAGGTGCCGTACGACAAGGCCACCGTACGGAGCGCGCCGAGCGTCGAGACGGGCACCGACCAGCCCCTCAACGCGGATCAGCTGGCCCAGCTGTACCAGCACTACCAGCTCCAGCAGCAGGGCCCGGCCCAGCAGCCGCCGCAGCGGATGCCGGGCGCCCCCGAGGTGGTCCGCTCGGAGGAGCGGATCCAGGTCGGCACCGAGAGCGAGCCCGCCGGCACGGCCCACCTGCGCAAGCGGGTGGTGACCGAGAACGTGCAGACCACGGTGCCGGTCGAGCACGACGAGGTGTCCGTGGTCCGCGAGCCGATCACCGCGGCGAACCGCGGCGACACCCGGCCGGACATCCGTGAGGAGCAGCGCGACATGGAGCTGCGCGCGGAGCACCCGGTGGTCGTCAAGGAGCAGGTGCCCGTGGAACGGGTGCGGCTGAACAAGGACGAGGTGGTCGAGGAGCAGCCCGTCAACGCGCAGGTCCGGCGGGAGCTGGTCGACGCGGACGTACCCGACCGGGCACGCCGCGACCGCTGA
- the wrbA gene encoding NAD(P)H:quinone oxidoreductase yields MDGQTKVAVIYYSATGITYQMAQAVCEAAGEAGADVRLRKVRELAPEEAIRSNSGWQAHRLETQDVMEVELDDLSWADVVIFGSPTRYGMIAAQLKQFIDTTGPLWAQGALANKVYSGFTSTATSHGGQESTLLSLYTIFYHWGGVVVTPGYTEPSQFTAGNPYGASHTSNNGETAPDDIALTASALTAKRAVQIGTALKRGLAG; encoded by the coding sequence ATGGATGGCCAGACCAAGGTCGCGGTGATCTACTACAGCGCGACCGGGATCACGTACCAGATGGCCCAGGCGGTGTGCGAGGCGGCGGGGGAGGCCGGGGCCGACGTCCGCCTCCGGAAGGTGCGTGAACTCGCCCCCGAGGAGGCGATCCGGTCCAACTCCGGCTGGCAGGCGCACCGCCTGGAGACCCAGGACGTGATGGAGGTGGAGCTCGACGACCTCTCCTGGGCCGACGTGGTGATCTTCGGGTCGCCCACCCGGTACGGCATGATCGCCGCCCAGCTCAAGCAGTTCATCGACACCACCGGCCCGCTCTGGGCACAGGGCGCGCTGGCCAACAAGGTCTACAGCGGCTTCACCTCGACGGCCACCTCGCACGGCGGCCAGGAGTCGACCCTGCTGTCGCTCTACACGATCTTCTACCACTGGGGCGGCGTCGTGGTCACCCCCGGCTACACCGAGCCGAGCCAGTTCACCGCCGGCAACCCGTACGGCGCCTCGCACACCAGCAACAACGGCGAGACCGCGCCCGACGACATCGCGCTCACCGCGTCCGCGCTGACCGCGAAGCGGGCCGTGCAGATCGGCACCGCCCTGAAGCGGGGCCTGGCCGGCTGA
- a CDS encoding chorismate-binding protein has translation MTRPLDLLAAVADGVDPGPFALVRREGADHLDLFTGTVRTVDRLADIPLPDDAPGPRTLALVPYRQIGERGFAHVDDRVPLECLLIAGHQRIGLAEAVAALPDAAVVTRDAGFDISDDEYARTVGRVLDEEIGRGEGANFVIHRTLHATVQGPPLAAAATALRRLLLAERGAYWTFLVHTGDRILVGASPERHVSVDDGLVTMNPISGTFRHTGAAADRDALLRFLRDPKEVEELYMVLDEELKMMACVAEHGGQVVGPYLKEMAHLAHTEYLLAGRGSLDVREVLRETMFAPTVTGSPMENACRVIARHERTGRRYYAGVLALLGHDTAGRQTLDAPILIRTAELSPTGGLRVPVGATLVRHSTAAGEVAETHAKAAGVLAALGLGPDAPRADPATAGREPAPSLADDPEVRAALAARNAPLARFWLDQRGATALPGLTGRRALIVDGEDTFTGMLAHQLGALGLTVARCDWRRPEPVAAYDLVVVGPGPGDPRNLADPKMAALRELLADLLATGRPTLAVCLGHQLLAGLLGLPLHRREAPYQGLPRDIPVFGTTRRVGFYASFTALADADRVATPYGPVELSRDAGDGAVHALRGPGFAGVQFHPESVLSRDGMAVLADLLGHLLERPALTGHGRAGRG, from the coding sequence ATGACCCGCCCGCTCGACCTGCTCGCCGCCGTCGCCGACGGCGTCGACCCCGGCCCCTTCGCGCTCGTCCGCCGCGAGGGCGCCGACCACCTCGACCTCTTCACCGGCACGGTACGCACCGTCGACCGGCTCGCCGACATCCCGCTGCCCGACGACGCGCCCGGACCGCGCACGCTGGCCCTGGTGCCGTACCGGCAGATCGGCGAGCGGGGCTTCGCCCACGTCGACGATCGCGTGCCGCTGGAGTGCCTGCTGATCGCCGGGCACCAGCGGATCGGCCTGGCCGAGGCGGTCGCCGCGCTGCCGGACGCCGCGGTGGTCACCCGCGACGCCGGCTTCGACATCTCCGACGACGAGTACGCCCGCACCGTCGGCCGGGTGCTCGACGAGGAGATCGGCCGGGGCGAGGGAGCCAACTTCGTCATCCACCGCACCCTGCACGCCACCGTGCAGGGGCCGCCGCTGGCCGCCGCGGCCACCGCGCTGCGCCGCCTGCTGCTGGCCGAACGCGGGGCGTACTGGACGTTCCTGGTGCACACCGGGGACCGGATCCTGGTCGGCGCCAGCCCGGAGCGGCACGTCAGCGTGGACGACGGCCTGGTCACCATGAACCCGATCAGCGGCACCTTCCGCCACACCGGCGCGGCGGCCGACCGGGACGCCCTGCTGCGCTTCCTCCGCGACCCGAAGGAGGTCGAGGAGCTGTACATGGTGCTGGACGAGGAACTGAAGATGATGGCGTGCGTCGCCGAGCACGGCGGGCAGGTCGTCGGGCCGTACCTCAAGGAGATGGCGCACCTCGCGCACACCGAGTACCTGCTCGCCGGGCGCGGCTCGCTGGACGTCCGGGAGGTGCTCCGGGAGACCATGTTCGCCCCGACCGTGACCGGCAGCCCGATGGAGAACGCCTGCCGGGTCATCGCCCGGCACGAGCGGACCGGCCGCCGCTACTACGCCGGGGTGCTGGCCCTGCTGGGGCACGACACCGCCGGCCGGCAGACCCTGGACGCGCCGATCCTGATCCGTACCGCGGAACTCTCCCCCACCGGCGGGCTGCGGGTGCCGGTCGGCGCCACCCTGGTCCGGCACTCGACGGCCGCGGGTGAGGTGGCGGAGACCCACGCCAAGGCCGCCGGGGTGCTGGCCGCGCTGGGCCTCGGCCCCGACGCCCCACGGGCCGACCCCGCCACCGCCGGTCGGGAGCCGGCGCCGTCCCTCGCCGACGACCCGGAGGTACGCGCCGCGCTGGCCGCCCGCAACGCGCCGCTGGCCCGGTTCTGGCTGGACCAGCGGGGCGCGACGGCGCTGCCCGGGCTGACCGGCCGGCGCGCGTTGATCGTGGACGGTGAGGACACCTTCACCGGGATGCTGGCCCACCAGCTCGGCGCGCTCGGCCTGACCGTGGCCCGCTGCGACTGGCGCCGACCCGAGCCGGTGGCGGCGTACGACCTGGTGGTGGTGGGTCCGGGTCCGGGTGACCCGCGCAACCTCGCCGACCCGAAGATGGCGGCGCTGCGGGAGCTGCTGGCCGACCTGCTGGCCACCGGCCGGCCCACCCTGGCGGTCTGCCTCGGGCACCAGTTGCTCGCCGGGCTGCTCGGGCTGCCGCTGCACCGCCGCGAGGCGCCCTACCAGGGCCTGCCGCGGGACATCCCGGTGTTCGGCACGACCCGCCGGGTGGGCTTCTACGCCAGCTTCACCGCCCTGGCCGACGCCGACCGGGTCGCCACCCCGTACGGGCCGGTGGAGCTGTCCCGGGACGCCGGCGACGGGGCGGTGCACGCGCTGCGCGGGCCGGGCTTCGCCGGGGTGCAGTTCCATCCGGAGTCGGTGCTCAGCCGGGACGGGATGGCCGTCCTGGCGGACCTGCTCGGGCATCTGCTCGAACGACCGGCGCTGACCGGGCATGGGCGGGCCGGACGGGGGTAG
- a CDS encoding FGGY family carbohydrate kinase → MNILALDLGTSSVRALVLDADANPLPGALARRKVRVATGADGSGTLDGPGYLACLVECLDELAAGGRLRDVELVAASAQWHSVLPLDAAGEPLGPVLTWLDTRPMPVASAVGPADPEAFHQRTGTWFHRCYWSVRLPWLRARTATPVARFVGLVDYVLGVLLDEAPMSVSLASGTGLLDLHRMDWDAEACELAGVRPAELPPLAPTGWRGRLRSAYARRWPQLAGSAWAAPVGDGAASNVGSGCVDATRAAVTVGTSAAVRLVQPDEAGLAPLADELWRYRVDHEYVVTGAAYSSGGNLFAWANRELRLPDGAELEAALARVGPAGHLAVNPRFGGDRPPGLVPAGSGELRGLGFGTTAVDILAGLMTALCRLVADDLALLESGVRAPAEVVLGGGAMAASPWWRQMFAATLAPRPVRHQHHPEIGAMGAALVALGRIPDAAHVAGIGRTDEPETPNPAADARPR, encoded by the coding sequence ATGAACATTCTCGCTCTCGACCTGGGCACCTCCTCGGTACGGGCCCTCGTGCTGGACGCGGACGCCAACCCGCTGCCCGGCGCGCTGGCCCGGCGCAAGGTGCGGGTCGCCACCGGGGCCGACGGCAGCGGCACGCTCGACGGCCCCGGCTATCTCGCCTGCCTCGTCGAGTGCCTGGACGAGCTGGCCGCCGGCGGCCGGCTGCGCGACGTGGAACTGGTGGCGGCCTCCGCGCAGTGGCACTCGGTGCTGCCGCTGGACGCCGCCGGGGAGCCGCTCGGGCCGGTGCTGACCTGGCTCGACACCCGCCCGATGCCGGTCGCCTCGGCGGTCGGACCGGCCGACCCGGAGGCCTTCCACCAGCGCACCGGCACCTGGTTCCACCGGTGCTACTGGTCGGTCCGGCTGCCCTGGCTGCGCGCCCGCACCGCCACCCCGGTGGCCCGCTTCGTCGGGCTGGTCGACTACGTGCTGGGCGTGCTGCTCGACGAGGCGCCGATGTCGGTCTCGCTGGCCTCCGGCACCGGCCTGCTCGACCTGCACCGGATGGACTGGGACGCCGAGGCGTGCGAGCTGGCCGGGGTGCGACCGGCCGAGCTGCCGCCGCTGGCACCCACCGGCTGGCGCGGCCGGCTGCGCTCCGCGTACGCCCGGCGGTGGCCGCAGCTGGCGGGGTCGGCGTGGGCCGCGCCGGTGGGCGACGGGGCCGCGTCCAACGTCGGCTCCGGTTGCGTCGACGCCACCCGGGCCGCGGTGACCGTCGGCACCTCCGCCGCCGTCCGGCTGGTCCAGCCCGACGAGGCGGGCCTGGCGCCGCTCGCCGACGAGCTGTGGCGGTACCGGGTGGACCACGAGTACGTGGTGACCGGGGCCGCCTACTCCAGCGGCGGCAACCTCTTCGCCTGGGCCAACCGGGAGCTGCGCCTGCCCGACGGCGCGGAGCTGGAGGCCGCGCTGGCCCGGGTCGGGCCGGCCGGGCACCTCGCGGTGAATCCCCGTTTCGGCGGCGACCGCCCGCCCGGCCTGGTCCCCGCCGGCTCCGGCGAGCTGCGGGGGCTCGGCTTCGGCACCACCGCCGTGGACATCCTGGCCGGCCTGATGACGGCACTCTGCCGCCTGGTCGCCGACGACCTGGCGCTGCTGGAGTCCGGGGTGCGGGCCCCGGCCGAGGTGGTGCTCGGTGGCGGCGCGATGGCCGCCTCGCCGTGGTGGCGGCAGATGTTCGCCGCGACGCTGGCGCCCCGACCGGTCCGCCACCAGCACCACCCGGAGATCGGGGCGATGGGCGCGGCGCTGGTGGCGCTGGGCCGGATCCCCGACGCGGCGCACGTCGCCGGCATCGGCCGGACGGACGAGCCGGAGACACCGAACCCGGCAGCCGACGCCCGGCCGCGCTGA